One genomic segment of Ricinus communis isolate WT05 ecotype wild-type chromosome 3, ASM1957865v1, whole genome shotgun sequence includes these proteins:
- the LOC8283121 gene encoding mitochondrial inner membrane protein OXA1 produces MAYIRSLTTRSTLLKQQYRPAFTFSLHHQDHYDDHKQHNNSIDEFSYVQERGFRSKSSGSFNIKSFQEIRLRDAYSLSPSIGASFCRYMSTTTVGEGSDHKIELMSDVADVVITDTSAQSVAAASAVNEVAAAAADCFPPVAVLHHIIDAVHNLTGFNWWASIVLTTLVIRTLMVPLMINQLKATSKLTLMRPRLEEIKQQMQDTGMDPATIAEGNKQMKMLFKEYGVSPFTPMKGLFIQGPVFVCFFLAIRNMAENVPSFKNGGAFWFVDLSTPDSLYIFPVLTALTFWITIELNMQEGLEGNPVAGTMKNISRVFAALTVPLTMGFPKAIFCYWVTTNLFSFAYGGVLKLHGVKKFLGVPEIPVAPPSATSQSSFSLSSALKRALAAKQEPATSSSSPSDLSQKIQTLEKQVKGRKRNARR; encoded by the exons ATGGCGTATATACGCAGCCTCACTACCAGATCAACCCTTCTAAAACAGCAGTACCGCCCTGCATTTACTTTCTCTCTTCATCATCAAGATCATTATGATGATCACAAACAACACAACAACTCcattgatgaattctcataTGTTCAAGAAAGGGGATTTCGTAGCAAAAGCAGCGGCAGCTTTAATATTAAATCGTTTCAAGAAATTAGACTCAGGGATGCTTATTCTCTTTCGCCAAGTATTGGGGCTTCCTTCTGTCGCTACATGTCGACTACAACAGTTGGGGAAGGGTCTGATCATAAAATTGAGCTGATGAGTGATGTTGCTGATGTAGTGATTACAGACACTAGTGCTCAATCCGTTGCTGCAGCTTCTGCTGTTAACGaggttgctgctgctgctgctgattGTTTTCCACCTGTTGCTGTTCTTCATCATATTATTGATGCTGTTCATAATTTAACTGGTTTCAATTG GTGGGCTTCAATTGTTTTAACAACTTTGGTAATTAGAACTTTAATGGTTCCGCTGATGATAAATCAACTCAAAGCTACTTCAAAACTCACT CTCATGAGGCCACGTTTGGAGGAGATCAAGCAACAAATGCAAGATACT GGTATGGATCCTGCAACTATAGCTGAAGGcaataaacaaatgaaaatgCTTTTCAAGGA ATATGGTGTGAGTCCTTTTACTCCTATGAAGGGGCTCTTTATTCAAGGTCCTGTCTTTGTCTGTTTTTTCCTAGCT ATCAGAAACATGGCAGAAAATGTGCCGTCCTTCAAAAACGGGGGAGCATTTTGGTTTGTTGATTTGTCGACACCAGATAGTCTATATATCTTTCCAGTTTTGACAGCATTGACTTTCTGGATCACTATAGAG CTCAACATGCAAGAAGGTTTGGAAGGAAATCCTGTTGCTGGTACcatgaaaaatatatctagGGTCTTTGCTGCTCTTACAGTTCCATTGACCATGGGTTTCCCCAAG GCTATATTCTGTTATTGGGTAACAACCAACTTATTCTCGTTTGCTTATGGTGGAG TGCTTAAACTTCATGGGGTAAAGAAGTTCTTAGGTGTTCCTGAAATACCTGTGGCTCCACCAAGTGCTACCTCGCAGTCTTCCTTCAGTTTGTCATCAGCTCTAAAACGAGCCCTTGCAGCAAAACAGGAACCTGCCACATCATCATCTTCACCTTCAGATCTTAGTCAGAAGATTCAAACTCTAGAGAAGCAAGTAAAGGGAAGAAAGAGAAACGCGAGGCGGTAG
- the LOC8283120 gene encoding protection of telomeres protein 1b isoform X3, with the protein MEDYKYLELKDAISSINQKVSLIGIILEFGLPKKTRGTGKDGGNFLPYQYSSRYHPRDQDSKFISGLRKWVADFRPDEGPNSFLFLREMKEGERANLACKVLHVCEVSEHEWMVFVWDGTDSPPINIDSKLENERDNPLPLQLEPEPLPRDILCTFPTVGTVLRVIIDKGNEKHVLHLLGTGKWVKFLNILCEVHAGLWRGVLTGFTKLCYMSNENRLISACQKSYNARLSTELGRIPYWCFPWCSNITEVDYDNVPFVTLMDVLTCSKVTAKFKCIVRVVAAFPWQAEDFSHLGTYGIRLTIEDPTARIHAFLFAEDGEKFFDGYPSTNALTEKRNTLLGVEKEIEGAPRNPPWVQCCLKSYYLNRNNTWGSRHFRIFGTKHVG; encoded by the exons ATGGAGGATTACAAGTATCTTGAACTCAAAGATGCAATATCTTCAATCAATCAAAAAGTCAGTCTCATAGGCATCATTCTTGAGTTTGGTTTGCCCAAGAAAACCAGAGGCACTG GAAAAGATGGTGGAAACTTTCTTCCTTATCAATATTCTTCAAGATATCATCCTAGAGATCAGGACTCAAAGTTTATATCAGGCTTGAGAAAATGGGTAGCTGACTTTCGTCCTGATGAAG GTCCAAATAGCTTCTTGTTCTTGCGAGAGATGAAAGAAGGAGAACGAGCTAATTTGGCTTGCAAG GTGCTTCACGTATGTGAGGTTTCTGAGCATGAGTGGATGGTATTTGTTTGGGATGGAACTGATTCTCCACCAATCAACATTGACTCAAA GCTGGAAAATGAAAGGGATAATCCACTCCCATTACAATTGGAGCCTGAACCATTGCCAAGGGATATATTGTGTACATTTCCAACTGTTGGAACAGTATTACGGGTAATCATTGACAAAGGCAATGAGAAGCATGTTCTCCACCTATTGGGCACTGGCAAATGGGTGAAATTTCTCAACATACTTTGTGAAGTACATGCAGGATTATGGCGCGGTGTGTTGACGGGTTTCACAAAGTTATGCTATATGTCAAATGAGAACCGTCTTATTTCAGCATGCCAGAA GTCTTACAATGCACGTTTATCAACGGAGTTGGGGCGCATCCCATATTGGTGTTTTCCTTGGTGTTCAAATATTACAG AGGTTGATTATGACAATGTGCCTTTTGTTACGTTAATGGATGTTCTCACCTGCTCAAAG GTAACAGCTAAATTCAAGTGTATAGTTCGGGTAGTGGCTGCATTTCCATGGCAAGCAGAGGACTTCTCTCATCTTGGAACTTATGGGATCAGACTGACAATTGAGGATCCAACTGCCAGAATCCATGCTTTTTTATTTGCTGAAGATGGG GAGAAGTTTTTTGATGGTTATCCCTCCACCAATGCGTTGACAGAGAAGCGAAACACATTGCTTGGCGTGGAAAAGGAAATCGAGGGTGCTCCCAGAAATCCACCATGGGTGCAGTGTTGCCTAAAGTCCTATTATCTCAACAGAAACAATACTTGGGGAAGTAGgcattttagaatttttggcACAAAACATGTGGGTTAA
- the LOC8283120 gene encoding protection of telomeres protein 1a isoform X2, with the protein MEDYKYLELKDAISSINQKVSLIGIILEFGLPKKTRGTDWFCTVKIVDESYPKPGISINIFASSIEKLPRVLSLGDIIQLSHVVMKPHHGEVNAVFNKSFSAFALYEGKDGGNFLPYQYSSRYHPRDQDSKFISGLRKWVADFRPDEGPNSFLFLREMKEGERANLACKVLHVCEVSEHEWMVFVWDGTDSPPINIDSKLENERDNPLPLQLEPEPLPRDILCTFPTVGTVLRVIIDKGNEKHVLHLLGTGKWVKFLNILCEVHAGLWRGVLTGFTKLCYMSNENRLISACQKSYNARLSTELGRIPYWCFPWCSNITEVDYDNVPFVTLMDVLTCSKVTAKFKCIVRVVAAFPWQAEDFSHLGTYGIRLTIEDPTARIHAFLFAEDGALNETLVPSVKLRDS; encoded by the exons ATGGAGGATTACAAGTATCTTGAACTCAAAGATGCAATATCTTCAATCAATCAAAAAGTCAGTCTCATAGGCATCATTCTTGAGTTTGGTTTGCCCAAGAAAACCAGAGGCACTG ATTGGTTTTGCACGGTGAAAATAGTAGATGAATCATACCCAAAACCTGgaatttcaattaatattttcgCTTCAAGTATTGAAAAGCTTCCTCGTGTTTTATCACTTGGAGATATAATTCAGCTTTCTCATGTTGTG ATGAAACCTCATCATGGAGAAGTGAATGCTGTTTTCAACAAGTCATTCTCTGCATTTGCTTTATATGAAGGAAAAGATGGTGGAAACTTTCTTCCTTATCAATATTCTTCAAGATATCATCCTAGAGATCAGGACTCAAAGTTTATATCAGGCTTGAGAAAATGGGTAGCTGACTTTCGTCCTGATGAAG GTCCAAATAGCTTCTTGTTCTTGCGAGAGATGAAAGAAGGAGAACGAGCTAATTTGGCTTGCAAG GTGCTTCACGTATGTGAGGTTTCTGAGCATGAGTGGATGGTATTTGTTTGGGATGGAACTGATTCTCCACCAATCAACATTGACTCAAA GCTGGAAAATGAAAGGGATAATCCACTCCCATTACAATTGGAGCCTGAACCATTGCCAAGGGATATATTGTGTACATTTCCAACTGTTGGAACAGTATTACGGGTAATCATTGACAAAGGCAATGAGAAGCATGTTCTCCACCTATTGGGCACTGGCAAATGGGTGAAATTTCTCAACATACTTTGTGAAGTACATGCAGGATTATGGCGCGGTGTGTTGACGGGTTTCACAAAGTTATGCTATATGTCAAATGAGAACCGTCTTATTTCAGCATGCCAGAA GTCTTACAATGCACGTTTATCAACGGAGTTGGGGCGCATCCCATATTGGTGTTTTCCTTGGTGTTCAAATATTACAG AGGTTGATTATGACAATGTGCCTTTTGTTACGTTAATGGATGTTCTCACCTGCTCAAAG GTAACAGCTAAATTCAAGTGTATAGTTCGGGTAGTGGCTGCATTTCCATGGCAAGCAGAGGACTTCTCTCATCTTGGAACTTATGGGATCAGACTGACAATTGAGGATCCAACTGCCAGAATCCATGCTTTTTTATTTGCTGAAGATGGG GCATTAAATGAAACTCTTGTGCCTTCTGTGAAGTTGAGAGACAGTTAG
- the LOC8283120 gene encoding protection of telomeres protein 1a isoform X1, which produces MEDYKYLELKDAISSINQKVSLIGIILEFGLPKKTRGTDWFCTVKIVDESYPKPGISINIFASSIEKLPRVLSLGDIIQLSHVVMKPHHGEVNAVFNKSFSAFALYEGKDGGNFLPYQYSSRYHPRDQDSKFISGLRKWVADFRPDEGPNSFLFLREMKEGERANLACKVLHVCEVSEHEWMVFVWDGTDSPPINIDSKLENERDNPLPLQLEPEPLPRDILCTFPTVGTVLRVIIDKGNEKHVLHLLGTGKWVKFLNILCEVHAGLWRGVLTGFTKLCYMSNENRLISACQKSYNARLSTELGRIPYWCFPWCSNITEVDYDNVPFVTLMDVLTCSKVTAKFKCIVRVVAAFPWQAEDFSHLGTYGIRLTIEDPTARIHAFLFAEDGEKFFDGYPSTNALTEKRNTLLGVEKEIEGAPRNPPWVQCCLKSYYLNRNNTWGSRHFRIFGTKHVG; this is translated from the exons ATGGAGGATTACAAGTATCTTGAACTCAAAGATGCAATATCTTCAATCAATCAAAAAGTCAGTCTCATAGGCATCATTCTTGAGTTTGGTTTGCCCAAGAAAACCAGAGGCACTG ATTGGTTTTGCACGGTGAAAATAGTAGATGAATCATACCCAAAACCTGgaatttcaattaatattttcgCTTCAAGTATTGAAAAGCTTCCTCGTGTTTTATCACTTGGAGATATAATTCAGCTTTCTCATGTTGTG ATGAAACCTCATCATGGAGAAGTGAATGCTGTTTTCAACAAGTCATTCTCTGCATTTGCTTTATATGAAGGAAAAGATGGTGGAAACTTTCTTCCTTATCAATATTCTTCAAGATATCATCCTAGAGATCAGGACTCAAAGTTTATATCAGGCTTGAGAAAATGGGTAGCTGACTTTCGTCCTGATGAAG GTCCAAATAGCTTCTTGTTCTTGCGAGAGATGAAAGAAGGAGAACGAGCTAATTTGGCTTGCAAG GTGCTTCACGTATGTGAGGTTTCTGAGCATGAGTGGATGGTATTTGTTTGGGATGGAACTGATTCTCCACCAATCAACATTGACTCAAA GCTGGAAAATGAAAGGGATAATCCACTCCCATTACAATTGGAGCCTGAACCATTGCCAAGGGATATATTGTGTACATTTCCAACTGTTGGAACAGTATTACGGGTAATCATTGACAAAGGCAATGAGAAGCATGTTCTCCACCTATTGGGCACTGGCAAATGGGTGAAATTTCTCAACATACTTTGTGAAGTACATGCAGGATTATGGCGCGGTGTGTTGACGGGTTTCACAAAGTTATGCTATATGTCAAATGAGAACCGTCTTATTTCAGCATGCCAGAA GTCTTACAATGCACGTTTATCAACGGAGTTGGGGCGCATCCCATATTGGTGTTTTCCTTGGTGTTCAAATATTACAG AGGTTGATTATGACAATGTGCCTTTTGTTACGTTAATGGATGTTCTCACCTGCTCAAAG GTAACAGCTAAATTCAAGTGTATAGTTCGGGTAGTGGCTGCATTTCCATGGCAAGCAGAGGACTTCTCTCATCTTGGAACTTATGGGATCAGACTGACAATTGAGGATCCAACTGCCAGAATCCATGCTTTTTTATTTGCTGAAGATGGG GAGAAGTTTTTTGATGGTTATCCCTCCACCAATGCGTTGACAGAGAAGCGAAACACATTGCTTGGCGTGGAAAAGGAAATCGAGGGTGCTCCCAGAAATCCACCATGGGTGCAGTGTTGCCTAAAGTCCTATTATCTCAACAGAAACAATACTTGGGGAAGTAGgcattttagaatttttggcACAAAACATGTGGGTTAA
- the LOC8283120 gene encoding protection of telomeres protein 1b isoform X4, with amino-acid sequence MKPHHGEVNAVFNKSFSAFALYEGKDGGNFLPYQYSSRYHPRDQDSKFISGLRKWVADFRPDEGPNSFLFLREMKEGERANLACKVLHVCEVSEHEWMVFVWDGTDSPPINIDSKLENERDNPLPLQLEPEPLPRDILCTFPTVGTVLRVIIDKGNEKHVLHLLGTGKWVKFLNILCEVHAGLWRGVLTGFTKLCYMSNENRLISACQKSYNARLSTELGRIPYWCFPWCSNITEVDYDNVPFVTLMDVLTCSKVTAKFKCIVRVVAAFPWQAEDFSHLGTYGIRLTIEDPTARIHAFLFAEDGEKFFDGYPSTNALTEKRNTLLGVEKEIEGAPRNPPWVQCCLKSYYLNRNNTWGSRHFRIFGTKHVG; translated from the exons ATGAAACCTCATCATGGAGAAGTGAATGCTGTTTTCAACAAGTCATTCTCTGCATTTGCTTTATATGAAGGAAAAGATGGTGGAAACTTTCTTCCTTATCAATATTCTTCAAGATATCATCCTAGAGATCAGGACTCAAAGTTTATATCAGGCTTGAGAAAATGGGTAGCTGACTTTCGTCCTGATGAAG GTCCAAATAGCTTCTTGTTCTTGCGAGAGATGAAAGAAGGAGAACGAGCTAATTTGGCTTGCAAG GTGCTTCACGTATGTGAGGTTTCTGAGCATGAGTGGATGGTATTTGTTTGGGATGGAACTGATTCTCCACCAATCAACATTGACTCAAA GCTGGAAAATGAAAGGGATAATCCACTCCCATTACAATTGGAGCCTGAACCATTGCCAAGGGATATATTGTGTACATTTCCAACTGTTGGAACAGTATTACGGGTAATCATTGACAAAGGCAATGAGAAGCATGTTCTCCACCTATTGGGCACTGGCAAATGGGTGAAATTTCTCAACATACTTTGTGAAGTACATGCAGGATTATGGCGCGGTGTGTTGACGGGTTTCACAAAGTTATGCTATATGTCAAATGAGAACCGTCTTATTTCAGCATGCCAGAA GTCTTACAATGCACGTTTATCAACGGAGTTGGGGCGCATCCCATATTGGTGTTTTCCTTGGTGTTCAAATATTACAG AGGTTGATTATGACAATGTGCCTTTTGTTACGTTAATGGATGTTCTCACCTGCTCAAAG GTAACAGCTAAATTCAAGTGTATAGTTCGGGTAGTGGCTGCATTTCCATGGCAAGCAGAGGACTTCTCTCATCTTGGAACTTATGGGATCAGACTGACAATTGAGGATCCAACTGCCAGAATCCATGCTTTTTTATTTGCTGAAGATGGG GAGAAGTTTTTTGATGGTTATCCCTCCACCAATGCGTTGACAGAGAAGCGAAACACATTGCTTGGCGTGGAAAAGGAAATCGAGGGTGCTCCCAGAAATCCACCATGGGTGCAGTGTTGCCTAAAGTCCTATTATCTCAACAGAAACAATACTTGGGGAAGTAGgcattttagaatttttggcACAAAACATGTGGGTTAA
- the LOC8283119 gene encoding ERAD-associated E3 ubiquitin-protein ligase component HRD3A has translation MRRRLGTYRFTFSLIIVSLLPLSLTARPFVLLLSQDDLKDAPATVDDSSSATDSPPEWDEFGDSDSKPEHELDPGSWRPIFEPDSSSSSSSVEDSEMAEYYSGVEKMLASVSDGKVRLMEEAAAEIESAAVSGNPHAQSVLGFLYGLGQMKERDKAKAFLYHHFAAESGNMQSKMALAFTYSRQDMHDKAVKLYAELAEVAVNSFLISKDSPVIEPVRIHNGAEENKEALRKSRGEEDEDFQILEYQAQKGNAGAMYKIGLFYYFGLRGLRRDHAKALSWFSKAVKKGEPRSMELLGEIYARGAGVERNYTKALEWLTLASKQQLYSAYNGMGYLYVKGYGVEKNYTKAKEYFEKAAHNEEAGGHYNLGVMYLKGIGVKRDVKLACKYFIVAANAGQPKAFYQLAKMFHTGVGLKKDLVMATALYKLVAERGPWSTLSRWALESYLKGDVGKAFLLYARMAEMGYEIAQSNAAWILDKYGERSMCMGESGFCTDAERHQRAHSLWWQASEQGNEHAALLIGDAYYYGRGTERDYERAAEAYMHAKSQSNAQAMFNLGYMHEHGQGLPFDLHLAKRYYDQALEIDPAAKLPVTLALTSLWVRRNYADSFLVNLIDSLPGVYPKVEAWVENVILEEGNATILTLFVCLLTVLYLRERQRRHAGGVGEAAVPQQPLELAANLHD, from the exons atgcgACGCCGTTTGGGAACTTACAGATTTACATTCTCTCTGATAATTGTCTCTCtccttcctctctctctcaccGCTCGTCCTTTCGTTCTCCTTCTCTCTCAAGACGACCTCAAGGACGCTCCCGCCACCGTCGATGATTCATCCTCCGCCACCGACTCACCGCCAGAGTGGGATGAGTTCGGCGATTCCGACTCAAAACCAGAGCACGAACTTGATCCTGGCTCCTGGCGTCCAATCTTCGAACCggattcttcttcttcttcttcctcagtCGAGGATTCGGAAATGGCAGAGTACTACTCCGGTGTAGAGAAGATGCTGGCATCTGTGAGTGATGGAAAGGTGAGGTTGATGGAGGAAGCAGCGGCGGAGATCGAGAGCGCAGCGGTGAGTGGAAATCCCCACGCGCAGTCAGTGTTAGGGTTTTTGTACGGATTAGGTCAAATGAAAGAGAGAGATAAGGCAAAGGCGTTTTTATATCATCATTTTGCTGCTGAATCTGGTAACATGCAGTCTAAGATGGCTCTAGCTTTCACTTATTCACGCCAAGAt ATGCATGATAAAGCGGTGAAATTATATGCGGAATTAGCTGAAGTAGCTGTGAATAGTTTTCTGATCTCCAAAGATTCGCCTGTGATTGAACCTGTTAGAATTCATAATGGTGCTGAGGAGAATAAAGAAGCTCTGAGAAAGTCCCGAGGGGAAGAGGATGAAGACTTCCAGATTTTGGAATATCAGGCTCAGAAGGGTAATGCTGGAGCCATGTATAAAATTGGGCTATTTTACTACTTTGGATTGAGAGGTTTGAGGCGTGACCATGCAAAGGCATTGTCATGGTTTTCCAAGGCTGTAAAGAAGGGGGAGCCCAGATCAATGGAACTCCTAGGTGAGATATATGCAAGGGGAGCTGGAGTTGAAAGGAATTATACTAAAGCACTTGAATGGCTTACACTTGCATCAAAGCAGCAACTTTATTCAGCTTATAATGGCATGGGGTATCTATATGTCAAAGGTTATGGAGTAGAAAAGAACTACACCAAA GCAAAAGAATACTTTGAGAAGGCTGCTCACAATGAAGAGGCTGGTGGGCACTACAATCTCGGAGTAATGTATCTTAAGGGGATTGGGGTAAAGAGAGATGTAAAGCTGGCATGCAAGTATTTTATCGTGGCTGCTAATGCAGGTCAACCAAAGGCATTTTACCAGCTAGCAAAGATGTTCCATACAGGTGTGGGACTTAAGAAGGACCTTGTTATG GCTACTGCATTATATAAACTAGTTGCAGAACGGGGACCATGGAGCACCTTGTCTAGATGGGCTCTAGAATCATATTTAAAAGGTGATGTGGGCAAGGCATTCCTGTTATATGCAAGGATGGCCGAGATGGGATATGAGATTGCCCAGAGTAATGCTGCATGGATTCTTGACAAATATGGGGAGCGAAGCATGTGCATGGGAGAATCTGGATTTTGTACAGATGCAGAAAGACATCAACGTGCACATTCTTTGTGGTGGCAGGCTTCTGAACAGGGCAATGAACATGCTGCTTTGCTGATTGGTGATGCATATTATTATGGACGG GGTACTGAGAGGGACTATGAACGTGCTGCAGAGGCTTATATGCATGCAAAGTCTCAATCTAATGCGCAAGCCATGTTCAACCTTGGGTACATGCATGAGCATGGTCAAGGACTTCCATTTGATCTCCATCTTGCTAAGCGTTACTATGATCAAGCCTTAGAGATTGATCCTGCAGCAAAATTACCTGTTACACTGGCCCTAACAAGCCTGTGGGTGCGGAGGAACTATGCAGACAGTTTCCTA GTCAACTTGATTGATTCATTGCCTGGAGTCTACCCAAAAGTTGAAGCATGGGTGGAGAATGTGATCTTGGAGGAAGGAAATGCAACAATACTAACCCTTTTTGTCTGTCTCCTTACAGTCCTCTACCTTCGTGAGAGGCAACGGAGGCATGCAGGTGGTGTTGGAGAGGCTGCTGTACCACAGCAACCTCTTGAGCTTGCTGCCAATTTACATGACTAA